The Curtobacterium herbarum genome contains the following window.
CAACACGGCGCCGAGCGCCCGGTCCTGCATCGCTGTGTCCATCGTTCCCTCCGCGCTCCACGCTAGTGCCGCGAACCGGGGGCATGTCGGCAGGCGTGTCGTCCAGCCGGGTCGCTTAGCCTCGACGTACCGGGCCTCGGTCCGGACGGCGTCTGCCCCCGGTCGGGGCGCTGCCGACTCCCACCGCCACCCTCCCGACGAAGGACCGCACCATGCGCCGTGCCGGCATCGCACTCGCGTCGGTGTTCGGCGTCGGTGTCGTCGCTGCCGTCATCGGGGTCGTCGTCCTGATCGTCGTCGCGGTGAACTCCCTGAACGGGATCGCGTCGTCCTCGGCCACGCCCCGGGCGCTCACGTGTCCCGCCGCGGCGTCGCAGACCATCGGCGGCGTCGTGGTGCCGGCCGGACCGATCGGTGGCTTCTGCCAGGACCGTCTGGTGAACGCTGCACAGGTGATCCGCGCCGCCCGTGAGCTGGGCATCGGCCCGCACACCCAGGCGGTCGGCGTGATGACCGCGATCGGCGAGTCCGGGCTGGTGAACCTGGACCGCGGCGACACTGTCGGCCCGGACAGCCGTGGGATCTTCCAGCAGCGTGACAACGGCGCGTGGGGCACGTACGAGCAGCGGATGGACCCGTACACGGCGGCGTCGATGTTCTACGCGAAGCTGATCAAGGTGCCCGGCTGGAAGTCCATGACACCGACGCAGATGGCGCACGCGGTGCAGGTGAACCAGGACCCCGAGCACTACGCGAAGTACTGGCCGACGGCGAAGCGCGTGGTCGAGGGCCTGACCGGCGAAACCGTCCCGGACACCGCGCCCCAAGGCTGACGAGCGCAGCGCTGACGAGCGCAGCGCTGACGAGCGACGGGTTCACGCCGCTGCCGTGGCGACCGGCTCGTCATCGTCGAGCTCCACCATCGAGGCCCCGTCGTCGTGCACCACGACCTGCCCGCGCAGTCGGACGCCGTGTTCGTCGAGCGTGCAGGCCATCGCGTCGACCCACTCCCAGTCGACCGGGAACAGCCCGGTGGCGCCCGGCCGTTCCCAGGCGAGGACGACCTCGGCCGCGCCGACCTGTCGGACGACGTCCTCCACCAGGGCGCCGAAGTCCTCGACCTGGTCGTCGGGTTGGTACGGCAGGTCGGCGACGGGCAGCACGAGCTGCACGGGGATGCCGCGGTCGCTGAGGAACAGCACCCAGCACTGCCGTCGGACAGGGGTCTCGAGGAGGGCGACGACGAGGTCGACCACGTCGTCGTCGGTACGGACTGTTGTTCGCTCGAGTCGCTCGAGCACGTCGGTGTCTGGCATGCCCTCAGCGTCGCCGCCAGCTCCGCTCCCCAGGGCAGCGGAGCACGACTCTGTGGACAACAACCACCCCGACCAGGGCTGTGCAGGACCGATCAGATCCCGATCGAGACCGCCTCGCCGGCCAGCAGCCGAGCGACGACGAAGACCAGCACGAGCACCCCGAGGCCGAGGAACGCGACCGGCCAGCTGAGCCGGCGCCGCGCCAGCCGGAACAGGCACAGCACCAGGGTGACCAGGAACACCAGGGCGACGACCACCGGACCGAGCGTCACGACCGTGCTGCCGAGCCCCTCGTCGCAACGGTTCCCGGGCGCGTTGCAGGACCCGAACGAGAGCGCCATGAACTGGATCCCGCGGCCCGCCACGATCGTCGTGACGGCGCCGAGCAGCAGCACGACGACGGTCGTGACCACGTCGGCGACGCGACGGCCGCCGCGCAGGCCGGGACGGGCCTCCCGGCCAGCGGCCGACGCCGACGCCGCCGCCGGACCGGACGGGCCGTCGTCGCCCGCGCGTGTCACGACCGGCCTCCACCAGCGGCACCGGCCAGGACGCAGATCAGGGAACGCATGACCCCATCGTGCCTCGTCCCGGCGCCGCCCGTCCGGCGGTACGGTCGGGACATGGCCCGCGCACGCGACCACGAACCGCCCGCCGCCCCCGCCACGGGGGCCCTGCTGCTGGCGGGTTTCGCGTTCCTGCAGGGGCTGATCCTGCCTGCGGAGGCGGTCGGCCGACACCTGGCGATCGGCTTCCTCTTCGGCGGCCTCGGACTGCTGTCCTCGTGGCGTGCGATCACGACCGGCCGGGGCCATCGACACCGCGTCGCTCGACGGTGGGCATGGGCTGCGGCGGTCCTCGGTCTCGTCGGCGTCGGCATGCTCGGCTACCAGGGCCTCGTCATCCTGACCGGCGGGGCGCTGCCACCGCCGTTCTGGTGGCCGTACGCGCGTCGCTGACGGTCCGGCAGACGGGAAGGCCCGCCGACCGGGAGGCCCGCCCCACGTCCGACTCCATGCACCTGGAACGATCGGTACGGTTCCGCCGGAACGGGTGCAGGATGGCCGCATGGCAACGACGTCGAACCCCTCGACCCTGTTCCGACGGAAGCCGATCGACACGATCGACGACGACTCCGGTGGTGAGGGCGGCCTGAAGCGCCACCTCGGCCTCTGGCAGCTCACCGCGATCGGCATCGGCGGCATCATCGGCGCCGGCATCTTCACCCTCGCCGGCACGGTCGCGAACGGTGTCGCCGGCCCCGCGGTCCTCATCTCGTTCCTGGTCGCCGGCGTCGCCAGTGCGGCGGCAGCGCTGTCCTACGCGGAGTTCGCCGGGCTCATCCCGAAGGCCGGCAGCGCGTACACGTACGGCTACGCGGTGCTCGGCGAGATCGTCGGCTGGTTCATCGGCTGGGACCTGCTGCTCGAGTACACGGCGATCGTGGCGGTGGTCGCGATCGGCATCTCCGGCTACGTCGGGTTCCTGGTCGGCCAGTTCGGCATCGACCTGCCCGCCTGGATGCTCGGCGCACCCGGAACAGGTGACGGCCACGTCGTCGACGTCTTCGCGATCGCCCTCTGCCTGCTCACCGCGTTCGTCCTGACCCGCGGCATCCGGAGCGCCGCCCGCTTCGAGTTCGTCGCCGTCGGCATCAAGGTCGCCCTCGTCGTCCTGATCGTCGTGCTCGGGGTGTTCCACATCGACAGCGCGAACTACTCGCCGTACTTCCCGTTCGGGTTCGGCGGCGTGATGACCGGTGCCGCGACCGTGTTCTTCGCCGTCTTCGGCTACGACGCGATGTCGACCGCAGCCGAGGAGTCCGTCGACGCCCGGAAGCACATGCCGAAGGCGATCCTGCTGTCGCTCGGCATCTCCATGGTCCTCTACGTGCTCGCGACCCTGGTCCTGACCGGGATGCAGGACTACAAGGACATCGACCCGGCCTCCGGGTTCTCGTCGGCGTTCGCCTCGGTCGGGCTCGGCGGCGTCGCGAACGTCATCGCGATCGGCGCCATCGTCGGCATCATCACCGTCCTGGTCACGTTCATGCTCGGCGCCTCACGCGTC
Protein-coding sequences here:
- a CDS encoding amino acid permease, with the translated sequence MATTSNPSTLFRRKPIDTIDDDSGGEGGLKRHLGLWQLTAIGIGGIIGAGIFTLAGTVANGVAGPAVLISFLVAGVASAAAALSYAEFAGLIPKAGSAYTYGYAVLGEIVGWFIGWDLLLEYTAIVAVVAIGISGYVGFLVGQFGIDLPAWMLGAPGTGDGHVVDVFAIALCLLTAFVLTRGIRSAARFEFVAVGIKVALVVLIVVLGVFHIDSANYSPYFPFGFGGVMTGAATVFFAVFGYDAMSTAAEESVDARKHMPKAILLSLGISMVLYVLATLVLTGMQDYKDIDPASGFSSAFASVGLGGVANVIAIGAIVGIITVLVTFMLGASRVWFSMSRDGLMPKWFAKTDPKRHVPTRVTWILGIASAVLAGVLPIGVVAELTNIGILLAFVVVCTAVIVLRYRQPDLDRQFRLPFMPIVPAIGVLASLWLVSFLQWETWVRFAVWFAIGLGVYFGYSRKHSKLAQPSER
- a CDS encoding DUF6264 family protein, with protein sequence MTRAGDDGPSGPAAASASAAGREARPGLRGGRRVADVVTTVVVLLLGAVTTIVAGRGIQFMALSFGSCNAPGNRCDEGLGSTVVTLGPVVVALVFLVTLVLCLFRLARRRLSWPVAFLGLGVLVLVFVVARLLAGEAVSIGI